The Ailuropoda melanoleuca isolate Jingjing chromosome 4, ASM200744v2, whole genome shotgun sequence region CAAGGTGGCTACCCCCAAGGTGGTGGAGAAGATTGGAGACTACAAGCGGCAGAACCCCACCATGTTTGCCTGGGAGATCCGAGACCGGCTCCTGGCGGAGGGGGTCTGTGACAATGACACTGTGCCCAGTGTCAGCTCCATCAACAGGTGAGAGGGACACAGTGcccggggtggaggggggagagggcagggtaCCTGGGCTTTGGGGGAACCATGACGGAGACCCAAAGAAGGGCCTGGCTTGGGTGGAACAGAGCCTAGGAAGGGGCCTCCTGCTGAAGAATTCAGCAGGAAGCACCCCACCCCCTGGANACCCCCCGTTGTACTTCGCCAGTTTTCCTCCTCACATGCTATATCCTCTTCATTTCAATAAAAGAATCCTGAAGTGACCCTTTCCTGGGCCACACGACCCCTAACCTGGCCCTCATTCAAGCATTCACTCAATTGTTTGGTCATTCCATTATTCGCTCACAGCCTCAATCAATCATTTACCCACTCATTCATTCCTATATACATAATTCACTCACTATGTGCTAGGTCCTAGGAACACACAATCCTGTCCTTGTGGGGCTTATAGTCTAGTGAGAAGACAGACAGTAATCAAGTATTAATCAAGTGCCCCCACACACATTTGTAAAAATGCGGCTCTAAGTCCTCCTAAGGAGAGGAACGTGAGGTATGTGAGCTGGCGAAAGGTGCTTGGTTtaggaaggaatgaaaagatgTCCCTGAGTAAGAAACAATGACTAAGAGTTAACTAGGAGTAAAGGGGAGCCAAAGGAGTTCTGAGAcggcacatgcaaaggccctgtggctcaCAGATCTTAGACAAGAAGCTGAAAGAAAGCCAGCAGATAGAAGGGGAGCACAAGGTGGGCTGAGTTGGGAATGTCAGCAAAGACTGCCCTTTAAAGGTTGGTGGCCATGTCACATATTCTTGCCTGTGACCTATAAGAAACTTTGCAGACTTTAAGCAGGAGGCTGACTTGCATTTCGAAAAGTCCACTCCGGTTACAATAGGGAGAATAGATTAGAAAGGGTCAAGAGTAGGTAGGGGGTGGCCACTGAGTGATCCCAGCGGGAGAGAGCTGGTGGTGGCCTGCATTAAGCTGCTGACAGTGTCATGCAGAGAGGAGTCAGTGCTGGAGAAGTTTATGAGGTCAAACCCACAGAACCTCATGATGGCTTTggtagaggagagagggaggcagatgtGAAGCCCCACCTGTATTTCTGCCTTGAGTGACCAGTGGAACTGATCAAGAAACAGCAACACTGGGAAGGACCAGGTGTGAGGAGTGAGGTCAGGGGTTCAATTGTAGACAGGCTGCACTTGAGGTGCCTCTAAGATACCTAAGGGGCTCTCAAAAAGGCACAGGATCTGGGGCTGCGTGAgtcctgtttcctcctcctctctctactGGGCTTTCTCGTCTTCCTTACAGAATCATCCGGACCAAAGTGCAGCAACCGTTCAACCTCCCCATGGACAGCTGCGTGGCCACCAAGTCCCTGAGCCCAGGACATACGCTGAGTGAGTGCTGATGTGCTGGCACACTCAaccttgcacacacacacccatctgcAAACACACAGTCGCACACGCGCCCACACAGACACATGTGCCGGCATGGCCAGAGCCCTTCCGCAGGGACAAAGCCTCGCTGGGTCCCAGGAAAGACGCACTGACATACTTAGGGGTAGGAACACTTCAGGCGGCCTCGACTCCAAGAACCCCTGGTGCCAATGGGCCCTCTGACTCCTCCATAGTGGCAGCAGAGGCTCTGAGGGGTGCCCCCCGTTTGctgaccctctccctctcatCCCACTGCAGTCCCCAGCTCAGCCGTCACGCCCCCGGAGTCACCCCAGTCGGACTCCCTGGGCTCCACCTACTCCATCAATGGGCTCCTGGGGATCGCTCAGCCTGGCAGCGACAGCAAGAGGAAAATGGACGACAGTGAGTGTTGGGGAACCAGGGGGCAGGTTGGGGGTACAGGAGGGCAGTCTGCCCGGGCTCCAAGGGGACTGGTAGCTCCGGACTTTGCAGGTGCTGGCGACTCCCGCCTACAGCACATGGCCTGTCCCTAAGCTGGCCACAGTCCCAACAGCCTGGAGCCAGgtccttcctgtccctctgcagcCCGCGTCTGCCCCCCCATTCTGGCCTGGGGCACGGGTAGAGGGGTCCCCTGAACACTTTCTCCCTGCCTGGGGATGCCAGGTGACCAGGACAGCTGCCGGCTGAGCATCGActcccagagcagcagcagcGGGCCCCGCAAGCACCCACGCACGGACGCCTTCAGCCAGCACCACCTTGAGCCGCTCGAGTGCCCGTTCGAGCGGCAGCACTACCCGGAGGCCTATGCCTCCCCCAGCCACACCAAAGGCGAGCAGGTGAGCAGCCAGGTGAGCGGCCGAGCGGCATTGGGCAGGGGCCGCAGCAAAGAGCAGTCTCTGGAAGACTCCTAGTCAGTCTGCAGTCTCGCCACCCGAGCAACTTCAAGTTGCACCAGTGGGCTCAGGGCGCAAGCTTCACAGCTCCAAGCCCACACAGACTTCATTTTACCAGACGCCGgcacctccttccttctccccccagcCCTCTTGCCTTTCCTCGCCCTTAGCCTCTGAGCTCCGCCCTTTCAGGAGCTCACCACCAGGCCGTGCCATCCCTCTGTCCTCCGGGGCTTCCCCACACCGCACGGTCAGGTCCCCCAGCTCTGAAGCGGCAGCTTGAAGCCTTACGCCGTGACCTCGACCGACAcctccagcccagctctggcCACTCATACCTGCACACCGTATGACCTGCATTACTCACCTCCCGAGCATGTCATTCTCGTTCACACCTCTCTGCACTGGCACACTGCATGCCCGCCGCGCAGAGCGCCTTTCCTTCCACCTTCCTGCCTGGAAAAGTACCGTCAGGCCATGATGACTCATCTCAAGCATCACTTACCCATGAGTCATGCCCTGCCCCTCAGacatgcttcctctctccctcgtCTGTGCTTCTGTCCATCCAACACGCCATTCCAGTAACTTCTCACAGCGTGCTGTGATTGTCCAGTGGCCGAAGGTGTAGGCAGTGGGTTTCATAAGGCAGGCCAGCATCTTGaagcatctttttatttgtattttttttatctccGGCACCAACATTGTGCCCCTCTTAGAATAGATACTCAGTAAAGTTGTATTGGTGAATGAGCCGAGAAATCCAGAACAATAAATTGCGAGTTACAGGGGAGTTTTTATTTCTAGTGCTCAGGACAGGTGAAATGGTTCATAGTGGGTCAGCTTCCGGGAAAAGCTAACAGAGATGTCACTggtctccccccgccccgagccCAACAAAGACTTCACAATTCCCACAGAACTTCCAGAACTGCTGGCCCCCTCCTTTCATGTGGATCTGTCCACAGTAGCAGTGgcttccacccctctcccctccccgggTCAACCAGCTGAGGAATTCCCTTAGGGTGGGTCTGCTCACCCCACTTTGCTCATGCTGTCATTTGATCCAGGAGTGAGGCAAGCCTTACGCCTTGAAAGTCCTGAGCAGGACAATGGGGACGATGCCAATAAGCCGCTGAACCACTGCCAGGACCGTCTGGGCTGCTGGGCCCACGCCAGCCCCGCAGCTGGGCAGGCAATCTGCGTCAGCGATTTTATCAGCCTGGGCTGTGGCCACCGCGAGGGGGTGCAGAGAAAGCTGGCTGTCAGCAGACCCGGGGAGAGGGTCCGGGTGCTCAGCCGAGAGTCAGCACATGGCTCCCGGAGGGAAGTGGAGCTGCAGCTGAGGGCTCACAGGGAGCCCGCTGCGTGTGCAAGCACCAGCTGGCCTGCAGAAGCCCTGCTGCTGGGCCCCTGGCACCCGCTGGGTCCCACAGCCATCTCCTGGCTCCATTGCTGAGCCCCCAGAGGGCCCTGCCTGATGACAAGGAGACCGAGGCTGGCACATGTGCGTGGGGAATTGTGGTCTTGGAGAGCCTTAGAGCCACAGGGACCTCGGGGACCACAGAGTCcagtctttccatttgtgtggaGACaacccagggctggggagggtaGACAGAGCCTGGGGGAGCGAAGGGTTACGGAGCTCATGTCTGCGGCCCTGGTTTCATTCAGACTGGCCTGCGGGCACCGTTGTAGATCCGATGCTTCTATGTTGGTTCTTATTCGAAGGCTGGAGAAAGAGAGTTTGAAGACCATGGAACTGCTCCAACCTCTCGTcctatagataaggaaactggggctcagcaGTGCCCAGCCATGATTCATTCCCTCCCTCAGCCCATCTTCtacttgctcattcattcacccGGCCGcgtggtgaggggcagggagcatCCGGCCTTGCGTCTGAGCCCCTACCTTTCCTGCCTTTGATGACTCAGACTGTGCTGTCAAAGGACACTCTGTGCTCTCACCTGGGCCCAGGAAGGCCCTCTGGCCTGGGGAGCCGAGAGAGGGAAGCACAGGTCCACACAGCTGACCTCGGGATGAGGGGGGAAGGCACAGCCATCTTTCCTATAAGATCAACAGGGGGGAAAGCATTCAACGGAAACGCCATGTGGCCTCGCTCCTGGTTGCTGTTTCGCCACCAGGCCCAGCCAGGAGTCACAGTTAGGAACAGTTCTTTGTCCTCCATTTTACAAGTGCAACAAGAAACAGATCAGCAGAATGTGAATAGTAATGACAGAGACCAAGAATTTTGCCCCTTATGACTCACAAATAATATGTATTAGAGCAACGTATCAGGTATTCTGTGCTGAGCATTGAACACGTGTATAAAAAATCTCGCGTAATCCTTACATCAGCCTGGTGATGCAGGTTCTATTCTCCCTGTAAGAGGGATGAGGAAGTCATGGCTCAGAGGGGTCTAGGAGCCCACAGCTACGTGGCTGGTCGCTGCAGACGCAGGCCTCAAACTGGCCCACGTGCTAGAGCATTACGTCACTCTGCACCCCAGTTCAAGTTCAATCCCAAGAAGAAATCCAGCCATCACTGGGAGGGTGGGTGACTTTGGGGGGGATTGGGAGATTCCCCCCCCCCGAATTGTCTGGATTTGGGAAAGCTATAGGAGTTTGAGTAGGTATTTGTTATCAAACCAACACATCCATAAggcattttaaacttttcttacaCTCTCTAGAAATTAGGTATTTTGCTCAATTTCATTAAGCCCAGCTCTAAGCAGCTCCGCCCCGCCTTGAAGCAGGCCCCCCTCGGAAAGCATGGAACCAGAGCACCATTTAGTCAGTAATCGCGGCTCCACGGTAACGGCGCCCTGGTGGCCTCTAGAATTGCCTGCAGCTTCCAAAAGTGCCCAGCAGGCAACCAGAAAGCGCCATGGCCCCTTGGAGAACGTGGCTCCATGGAAATCACCGGAAGTGATTGCCTTTAGTGGAGCTGTTATGTAACCGTGGAGTGTTCCTTGATTTTACCGTTGTACACAGAGTGTGCTTGTGATGTGTGTGACCCACATGTGGGGAACACATGTGTGCTTGCGTGTGCTGTCTTGTCCCCTCGAGGGAGGGAGTCACCGTGAGGGGTAGTGCACACTTGCCCATAActgaacaaaggagaaagaaaaccctGCAGttaaagaggtttttgttttgttttgtattgttttaacaAAATTAACCCCAAGGATCACCTGCCAGGGGAATCTGGATATAGAGGAGAGGAAGACGATAGCCGCCTGTTCCGgtcgggtgggggggggtgtcacatCTGCCGCTCTCCTGAGGGAAAGAGCACCAGGGGAGGTTTAGTCCCTGTGTCATTCTTGCCTGGGAACTTGCCTGTCTGGGTTTCAGGCTCTCCACATATAAAACAGACACAGTACTGCTTGCCCACGTCACAGGGCCATCGGGCTCAGTGGACAGGATAACATGGGCAAAGCTCTCATGTGCGCTCTTTGCAAACGGACTGGTCATGATGTCATCCAGTTGAGCGCAGCGTTTGAGAACATGGACATGAGAGCCGGACCCCTTAGGTTTCcgtcctggctctgccccatAGGGGAACGTGCCGGGTTTCATGGCCCCCCGTGGCCGTGTTTCCTGTCTGGAGAGGAATAAACTCATGAATCAGGGAAGCACCCTGAACCGCGCCACAGGCTGACCACTCCCACCCGCATCCTGTTCTCTGTGGCTCCAGACCTTGTGGGGCGACAGGGAAGGAGGTGGCCATCTAGCCAAGCCCTCAGGCCCCCAGCCGGCTTTGAACCCTAGGGCTGCCGGAGGGGAAGCTGTGAGCTAGGGATTGGGCAACAGTGGGGCTGCGAGAGGAGCAGGAGAATAAGACACATAAGAACCCATGAAACAGGCTAAGTTGAGTCCAGCATGCATGGAAAGATGGGGACAGTGAGGAAGGGAGCGTTTCCGGGGAGATTAGGTCGCAGGGTCCCTACTGAGGCCTGCTGCCTACGGCCTCTGTGCGCTGACTTCTCTTTGCTCCCCAGGGCCTCTACCCGCTGCCCTTGCTCAACAGCACCGCCCTGGACGATGGCAAGGCTACCCTGACCCCTTCCAACACGCCCTTGGGACGCAACCTCTCGACTCACCAGACCTACCCAGTGGTGGCAGGTACGATGCCTGGACTGTCCTGGGCCACTTGGCCCCAGCTGCACAGAGGGGCTGCAAGGCAGAGCCTGGCTGGCCCTGAGGAGGATGGGGCTAGGGCCCTGGGCCTGCACAGGAGAGGTGGGCTGTGCTGGCTGGGCCTGCAGGTGGGTCCAGAGGGTCCTGCCTCGTCATAGCCCAGGGCCTCCTCCGCGCCTCCTCGCTCCCCCACCGccgcgggggaggggaggggggcacacaCTGTCCTTCCACACTGCAAAGGCACAGCAGGGAGGCAGAgctgctctctccccctcactcaccCTGAGGAACACGCGCAGCCCCTCCCGCCACCCCAGACTCAGAGAGGAGCCACAGCCCCAGCGCCCCGCCTGcaccaccccaaccccccacatCTCATGGCTGGGTTTGTGCATGTGCCCACCGCATCATCTCACACCCCTCTCTCCTtgttgtctccctccctccagcagaTCCTCATTCACCCTTCGCCATAAAGCAGGAAACCCCCGAGGTGTCCAGTTCTAGCTCCACCCCTTCCTCTTTATCTAGCTCCGCCTTTTTGGATCTGCAGCAAGTCGGCTCCGGGGTCCCAGCCGGTGCCTCGGTCCCGCCCTTCAATGCCTTTCCCCATGCTGCCTCCGTGTACGGGCAGTTCACGGGCCAGGCCCTCCTCTCAGGTACGACAGGGAGGTCCTGGGCCGTGCAGCTCTGGTGGNNNNNNNNNNNNNNNNNNNNNNNNNNNNNNNNNNNNNNNNNNNNNNNNNNNNNNNNNNNNNNNNNNNNNNNNNNNNNNNNNNNNNNNNNNNNNNNNNNNNNNNNNNNNNNNNNNNNNNNNNNNNNNNNNNNNNNNNNNNNNNNNNNNNNNNNNNNNNNNNNNNNNNNNNNNNNNNNNNNNNNNNNNNNNNNNNNNNNNNNNNNNNNNNNNNNNNNNNNNNNNNNNNNNNNNNNNNNNNNNNNNNNNNNNNNNNNNNNNNNNNNNNNNNNNNNNNNNNNNNNNNNNNNNNNNNNNNNNNNNNNNNNNNNNNNNNNNNNNNNNNNNNNNNNNNNNNNNNNNNNNNNNNNNNNNNNNNNNNNNNNNNNNNNNNNNNNNNNNNNNNNNNNNNNNNNNNNNNNNNNNNNNNNNNNNNNNNNNNNNNNNNNNNNNNNNNNNNNNNNNNNNNNNNNNNNNNNNNNNNNNNNNNNNNNNNNNNNNNNNNNNNNNNNNNNNNNNNNNNNNNNNNNNNNNNNNNNNNNNNNNNNNNNNNNNNNNNNNNNNNNNNNNNNNNNNNNNNNNNNNNNNNNNNNNNNNNNNNNNNNNNNNNNNNNNNNNNNNNNNNNNNNNNNNNNNNNNNNNNNNNNNNNNNNNNNNNNNNNNNNNNNNNNNNNNNNNNNNNNNNNNNNNNNNNNNNNNNNNNNNNNNNNNNNNNNNNNNNNNNNNNNNNNNNNNNNNNNNNNNNNNNNNNNNNNNNNNNNNNNNNNNNNNNNNNNNNNNNNNNNNNNNNNNNNNNNNNNNNNNNNNNNNNNNNNNNNNNNNNNNNNNNNNNNNNNNNNNNNNNNNNNNNNNNNNNNNNNNNNNNNNNNNNNNNNNNNNNNNNNNNNNNNNNNNNNNNNNNNNNNNNNNNNNNNNNNNNNNNNNNNNNNNNNNNNNNNNNNNNNNNNNNNNNNNNNNNNNNNNNCTCACACGCTATATCCTCTTCATTTCAATAAAAGAATCCTGAAGTGACCCTTTCCTGGGCCACACGACCCCTAACCTGGCCCTCATTCAAGCATTCACTCAATTGTTTGGTCATTCCATTATTCGCTCACAGCCTCAATCAATCATTTACCCACTCATTCATTCCTATATACATAATTCACTCACTATGTGCTAGGTCCTAGGAACACACAATCCTGTCCTTGTGGGGCTTATAGTCTAGTGAGAAGACAGACAGTAATCAAGTATTAATCAAGTGCCCCCACACACATTTGTAAAAATGCGGCTCTAAGTCCTCCTAAGGAGAGGAACGTGAGGTATGTGAGCTGGCGAAAGGTGCTTGGTTtaggaaggaatgaaaagatgTCCCTGAGTAAGAAACAATGACTAAGAGTTAACTAGGAGTAAAGGGGAGCCAAAGGAGTTCTGAGAcggcacatgcaaaggccctgtggctcaCAGATCTTAGACAAGAAGCTGAAAGAAAGCCAGCAGATAGAAGGGGAGCACAAGGTGGGCTGAGTTGGGAATGTCAGCAAAGACTGCCCTTTAAAGGTTGGTGGCCATGTCACATATTCTTGCCTGTGACCTATAAGAAACTTTGCAGACTTTAAGCAGGAGGCTGACTTGCATTTCGAAAAGTCCACTCCGGTTACAATAGGGAGAATAGATTAGAAAGGGTCAAGAGTAGGTAGGGGGTGGCCACTGAGTGATCCCAGCGGGAGAGAGCTGGTGGTGGCCTGCATTAAGCTGCTGACAGTGTCATGCAGAGAGGAGTCAGTGCTGGAGAAGTTTATGAGGTCAAACCCACAGAACCTCATGATGGCTTTggtagaggagagagggaggcagatgtGAAGCCCCACCTGTATTTCTGCCTTGAGTGACCAGTGGAACTGATCAAGAAACAGCAACACTGGGAAGGACCAGGTGTGAGGAGTGAGGTCAGGGGTTCAATTGTAGACAGGCTGCACTTGAGGTGCCTCTAAGATACCTAAGGGGCTCTCAAAAAGGCACAGGATCTGGGGCTGCGTGAgtcctgtttcctcctcctctctctactGGGCTTTCTCGTCTTCCTTACAGAATCATCCGGACCAAAGTGCAGCAACCGTTCAACCTCCCCATGGACAGCTGCGTGGCCACCAAGTCCCTGAGCCCAGGACATACGCTGAGTGAGTGCTGATGTGCTGGCACACTCAaccttgcacacacacacccatctgcAAACACACAGTCGCACACGCGCCCACACAGACACATGTGCCGGCATGGCCAGAGCCCTTCCGCAGGGACAAAGCCTCGCTGGGTCCCAGGAAAGACGCACTGACATACTTAGGGGTAGGAACACTTCAGGCGGCCTCGACTCCAAGAACCCCTGGTGCCAATGGGCCCTCTGACTCCTCCATAGTGGCAGCAGAGGCTCTGAGGGGTGCCCCCCGTTTGctgaccctctccctctcatCCCACTGCAGTCCCCAGCTCAGCCGTCACGCCCCCGGAGTCACCCCAGTCGGACTCCCTGGGCTCCACCTACTCCATCAATGGGCTCCTGGGGATCGCTCAGCCTGGCAGCGACAGCAAGAGGAAAATGGACGACAGTGAGTGTTGGGGAACCAGGGGGCAGGTTGGGGGTACAGGAGGGCAGTCTGCCCGGGCTCCAAGGGGACTGGTAGCTCCGGACTTTGCAGGTGCTGGCGACTCCCGCCTACAGCACATGGCCTGTCCCTAAGCTGGCCACAGTCCCAACAGCCTGGAGCCAGgtccttcctgtccctctgcagcCCGCGTCTGCCCCCCCATTCTGGCCTGGGGCACGGGTAGAGGGGTCCCCTGAACACTTTCTCCCTGCCTGGGGATGCCAGGTGACCAGGACAGCTGCCGGCTGAGCATCGActcccagagcagcagcagcGGGCCCCGCAAGCACCCACGCACGGACGCCTTCAGCCAGCACCACCTTGAGCCGCTCGAGTGCCCGTTCGAGCGGCAGCACTACCCGGAGGCCTATGCCTCCCCCAGCCACACCAAAGGCGAGCAGGTGAGCTGCCAGGTGAGCGGCCGAGCGGCATTGGGCAGGGGCCGCAGCAAAGAGCAGTCTCTGGAAGACTCCTAGTCAGTCTGCAGTCTCGCCACCCGAGCAACTTCAAGTTGCACCAGTGGGCTCAGGGCGCAAGCTTCACAGCTCCAAGCCCACACAGACTTCATTTTACCAGACGCCGgcacctccttccttctccccccagcCCTCTTGCCTTTCCTCGCCCTTAGCCTCTGAGCTCTGCCCTTTCAGGAGCTCACCACCAGGCCGTGCCATCCCTCTGTCCTCCGGGGCTTCCCCACACCGCACGGTCAGGTCCCCCAGCTCTGAAGCGGCAGCTTGAAGCCTTACGCCGTGACCTCGACCGACAcctccagcccagctctggcCACTCATACCTGCACACCGTATGACCTGCATTACTCACCTCCCGAGCATGTCATTCTCGTTCACACCTCTCTGCACTGGCACACTGCATGCCCGCCGCGCAGAGCGCCTTTCCTTCCACCTTCCTGCCTGGAAAAGTACCGTCAGGCCATGATGACTCATCTCAAGCATCACTTACCCATGAGTCATGCCCTGCCCCTCAGacatgcttcctctctccctcgtCTGTGCTTCTGTCCATCCAACACGCCATTCCAGTAACTTCTCACAGCGTGCTGTGATTGTCCAGTGGCCGAAGGTGTAGGCAGTGGGTTTCATAAGGCAGGCCAGCATCTTGaagcatctttttatttgtattttttttatctccGGCACCAACATTGTGCCCCTCTTAGAATAGATACTCAGTAAAGTTGTATTGGTGAATGAGCCGAGAAATCCAGAACAATAAATTGCGAGTTACAGGGGAGTTTTTATTTCTAGTGCTCAGGACAGGTGAAATGGTTCATAGTGGGTCAGCTTCCGGGAAAAGCTAACAGAGATGTCACTggtctccccccgccccgagccCAACAAAGACTCCACAATTCCCACAGAACTTCCAGAACTGCTGGCCCCCTCCTTTCATGTGGATCTGTCCACAGTAGCAGTGgcttccacccctctcccctccccgggTCAACCAGCTGAGGAATTCCCTTAGGGTGGGTCTGCTCACCCCACTTTGCTCATGCTGTCATTTGATCCAGGAGTGAGGCAAGCCTTACGCCTTGAAAGTCCTGAGCAGGACAATGGGGACGATGCCAATAAGCCGCTGAACCACTGCCAGGACCGTCTGGGCTGCTGGGCCCACGCCAGCCCCGCAGCTGGGCAGGCAATCTGCGTCAGCGATTTTATCAGCCTGGGCTGTGGCCACCGCGAGGGGGTGCAGAGAAAGCTGGCTGTCAGCAGACCCGGGGAGAGGGTCCGGGTGCTCAGCCGAGAGTCAGCACATGGCTCCCGGAGGGAAGTGGAGCTGCAGCTGAGGGCTCACAGGGAGCCCGCTGCGTGTGCAAGCACCAGCTGGCCTGCAGAAGCCCTGCTGCTGGGCCCCTGGCACCCGCTGGGTCCCACAGCCATCTCCTGGCTCCATTGCTGAGCCCCCAGAGGGCCCTGCCTGATGACAAGGAGACCGAGGCTGGCACATGTGCGTGGGGAATTGTGGTCTTGGAGAGCCTTAGAGCCACAGGGACCTCAGGGACCACAGAGTCcagtctttccatttgtgtggaGACaacccagggctggggagggtaGACAGAGCCTGGGGGAGCGAAGGGTTACGGAGCTCATGTCTGCGGCCCTGGTTTCATTCAGACTGGCCTGCGGGCACCGTTGTAGATCCGATGCTTCTATGTTGGTTCTTATTCGAAGGCTGGAGAAAGAGAGTTTGAAGACCATGGAACTGCTCCAACCTCTCGTcctatagataaggaaactggggctcagcaGTGCCCAGCCATGATTCATTCCCTCCCTCAGCCCATCTTCtacttgctcattcattcacccGGCCGcgtggtgaggggcagggagcatCCGGCCTTGCGTCTGAGCCCCTACCTTTCCTGCCTTTGATGACTCAGACTGTGCTGTCAAAGGACACTCTGTGCTCTCACCTGGGCCCAGGAAGGCCCTCTGGCCTGGGGAGCCGAGAGAGGGAAGCACAGGTCCACACAGCTGACCTCGGGATGAGGGGGGAAGGCACAGCCATCTTTCCTATAAGATCAACAGGGGGGAAAGCATTCAACGGAAACGCCATGTGGCCTCGCTCCTGGTTGCTGTTTCGCCACCAGGCCCAGCCAGGAGTCACAGTTAGGAACAGTTCTTTGTCCTCCATTTTACAAGTGCAACAAGAAACAGATCAGCAGAATGTGAATAGTAATGACAGAGACCAAGAATTTTGCCCCTTATGACTCACAAATAATATGTATTAGAGCAACGTATCAGGTATTCTGTGCTGAGCATTGAACACGTGTATAAAAAATCTCGCGTAATCCTTACATCAGCCTGGTGATGCAGGTTCTATTCTCCCTGTAAGAGGGATGAGGAAGTCATGGCTCAGAGGGGTCTAGGAGCCCACAGCTACGTGGCTGGTCGCTGCAGACGCAGGCCTCAAACTGGCCCACGTGCTAGAGCATTACGTCACTCTGCACCCCAGTTCAAGTTCAATCCCAAGAAGAAATCCAGCCATCACTGGGAGGGTGGGTGACTTTGGGGGGGATTGGGAGATTCCCCCCCACCGAATTGTCTGGATTTGGGAAAGCTATAGGAGTTTGAGTAGGTATTTGTTATCAAACCAACACATCCATAAggcattttaaacttttcttacaCTCTCTAGAAATTAGGTATTTTGCTCAATTTCATTAAGCCCAG contains the following coding sequences:
- the LOC100480115 gene encoding paired box protein Pax-8 translates to MACGHEKPVEGAQKWAIWDVLPAVVEKHIRKSKPERRGDVLQHHAAQHQSHGGLNQLGGAFVNGRPLPEVVRQRIVDLAHQGVRPCDISRQLRVSHGCVSKILGRYYETGSIRPGVIGGSKPKVATPKVVEKIGDYKRQNPTMFAWEIRDRLLAEGVCDNDTVPSVSSINRIIRTKVQQPFNLPMDSCVATKSLSPGHTLIPSSAVTPPESPQSDSLGSTYSINGLLGIAQPGSDSKRKMDDSDQDSCRLSIDSQSSSSGPRKHPRTDAFSQHHLEPLECPFERQHYPEAYASPSHTKGEQGLYPLPLLNSTALDDGKATLTPSNTPLGRNLSTHQTYPVVAADPHSPFAIKQETPEVSSSSSTPSSLSSSAFLDLQQVGSGVPAGASVPPFNAFPHAASVYGQFTGQALLSGTTGRSWAILDKKLKESQQIEGEHKVG